In one Bos mutus isolate GX-2022 chromosome 19, NWIPB_WYAK_1.1, whole genome shotgun sequence genomic region, the following are encoded:
- the LOC106701566 gene encoding peptidyl-prolyl cis-trans isomerase A-like: MCQGGNFICHKGTDGESIYGENFDDESFILKHMGPGILSMANVGPNTNDSLFFICAVKTEYLDGKHVVFGKVKEGMNIVEDMERFGSWNGKISKITIADCGQISLI, encoded by the coding sequence ATGTGCCAGGGTGGTAACTTCATATGCCATAAAGGCACTGATGGCGAGTCCATCTATGGGGAGAATTTTGATGATGAGAGTTTCATCCTGAAGCATATGGGTCCTGGCATCTTGTCCATGGCAAACGTTGGCCCCAACACAAATGATTCCCTGTTTTTCATCTGCGCTGTCAAGACTGAGTACTTGGATGGCAAGCATGTGGTCTTTGGCAAGGTGAAAGAGGGCATGAATATTGTAGAAGACATGGAGCGCTTTGGATCCTGGAATGGCAAGATCAGCAAGATCACCATTGCTGACTGTGGACAAATCTCATTAATCTGA